Proteins encoded by one window of Primulina huaijiensis isolate GDHJ02 chromosome 1, ASM1229523v2, whole genome shotgun sequence:
- the LOC140983067 gene encoding DNA repair protein recA homolog 2, mitochondrial isoform X2, with product MEKDTALRVALTKLAGDFGKESMLSLQRFFRSRRAPVISTGSLRLDQALGTGGLPKGRMVEIYGQEASGKTTLALHVIKEAQKLGGYCAYLDVENALNPLLAESIGVNTDKLLISQPDSAENLLSVVDTLTKSGSVDVIVVDSVAALVPQCEIDALSLGSSRDLQSKIMTQALRKIHYSLCNSSTLIIFINQIRKNLKLDAGSVLADEVTSGGNALKFYAAIRMRISRKRLLKTEGKATGLGICVQVVKNKLAPSNAKAELTLQFGKGICCKSEVLDLACEHGVIVKEGSNYFMKGKIFHSKEEALRFLNVNDGALDDIITTLRCHLFETRTI from the exons ATGGAGAAAGATACCGCATTGCGTGTGGCTCTAACAAAACTTGCAGGGGATTTTGGTAAAGAGTCGATGCTCTCATTGCAACGGTTCTTTCGCTCCAGGCGTGCCCCTGTGATATCCACGGGTTCATTAAGGCTGGATCAGGCTCTTGGCACTGGTGGATTGCCTAAG GGAAGAATGGTTGAAATTTACGGGCAAGAAGCATCGGGAAAGACTACGCTAGCACTGCATGTTATCAAGGAGGCTCAAAAGCTTGGAG GTTACTGTGCATATCTGGATGTGGAGAATGCATTGAACCCTTTGCTTGCAGAATCAATTGGTGTAAATACGGACAAGCTTCTCATTTCACAGCCAGATTCAGCTGAAAATTTGCTAAGTGTAGTCGATACATTGACAAAAAGCGGATCAGTTGATGTAATCGTGGTTGATAGT GTAGCTGCTCTTGTTCCTCAATGTGAAATCGATGCTTTGTCATTGGGTTCCTCCAGAGACCTACAATCAAAAATCATGACCCAAGCACTACGCAAAATACATTATTCTCTGTGCAATTCAAGCACTctcattatttttataaatcag ATtagaaaaaatttgaaattagaCGCAGGCTCGGTTCTTGCAGATGAAGTTACCTCCGGTGGAAATGCCTTGAAATTTTATGCTGCGATACGGATGCGAATTAGCAGAAAAAGATTACTCAAGACCGAGGGTAAG GCCACTGGTCTTGGGATATGTGTGCAAGTGGTTAAAAATAAGCTAGCACCTTCGAACGCAAAAGCTGAATTAACCTTACAATTTGGGAAAGGCATCTGCTGCAAATCGGAGGTCTTGGACTTGGCCTGTGAACATGGTGTAATTGTTAAAGAAGGAAGCAACTACTTCATGAAAGGAAAAATTTTTCATAGTAAAGAGGAAGCTTTAAGGTTTCTAAATGTCAATGATGGTGCCTTGGATGACATCATTACAACCTTAAGATGCCATTTGTTTGAGACACGCACTATTTGA
- the LOC140983067 gene encoding DNA repair protein recA homolog 2, mitochondrial isoform X1, translating to MVSFASKFVKSLLRRSFLTCCTSTPLFSKSQNEFPWRRMHCTYALPSVEVSEYEYDDHILSDDKAMEKDTALRVALTKLAGDFGKESMLSLQRFFRSRRAPVISTGSLRLDQALGTGGLPKGRMVEIYGQEASGKTTLALHVIKEAQKLGGYCAYLDVENALNPLLAESIGVNTDKLLISQPDSAENLLSVVDTLTKSGSVDVIVVDSVAALVPQCEIDALSLGSSRDLQSKIMTQALRKIHYSLCNSSTLIIFINQIRKNLKLDAGSVLADEVTSGGNALKFYAAIRMRISRKRLLKTEGKATGLGICVQVVKNKLAPSNAKAELTLQFGKGICCKSEVLDLACEHGVIVKEGSNYFMKGKIFHSKEEALRFLNVNDGALDDIITTLRCHLFETRTI from the exons ATGGTCTCTTTTGCTTCTAAATTCGTTAAATCTCTTCTCCGGCGTTCCTTTTTGACCTGTTGCACCTCCACGCCACTTTTCTCCAAATCCCAG AATGAATTTCCCTGGAGAAGAATGCACTGCACTTATGCATTGCCATCCG TTGAAGTTTCAGAGTATGAATATGATGATCATATTCTTAGTGATGACAAAGCGATGGAGAAAGATACCGCATTGCGTGTGGCTCTAACAAAACTTGCAGGGGATTTTGGTAAAGAGTCGATGCTCTCATTGCAACGGTTCTTTCGCTCCAGGCGTGCCCCTGTGATATCCACGGGTTCATTAAGGCTGGATCAGGCTCTTGGCACTGGTGGATTGCCTAAG GGAAGAATGGTTGAAATTTACGGGCAAGAAGCATCGGGAAAGACTACGCTAGCACTGCATGTTATCAAGGAGGCTCAAAAGCTTGGAG GTTACTGTGCATATCTGGATGTGGAGAATGCATTGAACCCTTTGCTTGCAGAATCAATTGGTGTAAATACGGACAAGCTTCTCATTTCACAGCCAGATTCAGCTGAAAATTTGCTAAGTGTAGTCGATACATTGACAAAAAGCGGATCAGTTGATGTAATCGTGGTTGATAGT GTAGCTGCTCTTGTTCCTCAATGTGAAATCGATGCTTTGTCATTGGGTTCCTCCAGAGACCTACAATCAAAAATCATGACCCAAGCACTACGCAAAATACATTATTCTCTGTGCAATTCAAGCACTctcattatttttataaatcag ATtagaaaaaatttgaaattagaCGCAGGCTCGGTTCTTGCAGATGAAGTTACCTCCGGTGGAAATGCCTTGAAATTTTATGCTGCGATACGGATGCGAATTAGCAGAAAAAGATTACTCAAGACCGAGGGTAAG GCCACTGGTCTTGGGATATGTGTGCAAGTGGTTAAAAATAAGCTAGCACCTTCGAACGCAAAAGCTGAATTAACCTTACAATTTGGGAAAGGCATCTGCTGCAAATCGGAGGTCTTGGACTTGGCCTGTGAACATGGTGTAATTGTTAAAGAAGGAAGCAACTACTTCATGAAAGGAAAAATTTTTCATAGTAAAGAGGAAGCTTTAAGGTTTCTAAATGTCAATGATGGTGCCTTGGATGACATCATTACAACCTTAAGATGCCATTTGTTTGAGACACGCACTATTTGA